A genomic region of Pseudomonas abietaniphila contains the following coding sequences:
- a CDS encoding phage tail tube protein → MTINTGASTRIHIGPRLTADLPKDRTAALTQLKGLTYVEIGEVESIGDYGDTINDVTFSSLASGRARHLKGLADAGTCELSIGFDAGDAGQLAVVAAFMDRSRFDYPIKVVYVDGQTDYFAAKVMSNKKTGITVEGVLKRTVSLGINSEIYESPAA, encoded by the coding sequence ATGACTATTAACACGGGTGCCAGCACGCGAATCCACATCGGTCCGCGCCTGACCGCTGACCTTCCCAAGGATCGCACGGCGGCACTGACTCAGCTCAAAGGACTGACCTACGTCGAGATTGGCGAGGTTGAAAGCATTGGTGACTACGGCGACACGATCAATGATGTGACCTTCTCGTCACTGGCTTCTGGCCGTGCCCGGCATCTTAAGGGCCTTGCTGACGCGGGCACCTGCGAACTCAGCATTGGCTTCGATGCGGGCGATGCGGGCCAGTTGGCTGTCGTTGCAGCTTTCATGGATCGGTCCCGCTTCGATTATCCAATCAAAGTGGTGTACGTCGACGGTCAAACGGACTACTTCGCCGCGAAAGTGATGAGCAACAAGAAGACCGGCATCACCGTCGAGGGTGTCTTGAAGCGCACCGTTTCACTGGGGATCAACTCAGAAATCTACGAATCGCCTGCCGCTTAA
- a CDS encoding phage head closure protein: MRVGPLDRRCSLLKSDREKRPGGGASETWTEVGKAWAEITIPTGRIAAVADQMTAVVTAEIRVRYRKSIVAGMRVSCASDTYLIEAALPDAGRVMLRLLCSNVVNP, translated from the coding sequence ATGCGAGTAGGTCCACTGGATCGTCGTTGTTCATTGCTGAAATCGGACAGAGAGAAGCGGCCAGGCGGCGGTGCGTCTGAAACCTGGACTGAAGTGGGCAAGGCTTGGGCCGAGATCACCATTCCTACCGGTCGGATCGCTGCTGTCGCCGACCAGATGACTGCGGTGGTCACTGCTGAGATCCGGGTCCGCTACCGCAAATCCATTGTGGCTGGGATGCGTGTTTCCTGCGCCAGTGATACCTACCTGATCGAGGCCGCGTTGCCGGACGCCGGGCGGGTCATGCTCAGATTGCTCTGTTCCAACGTTGTAAACCCGTAA
- a CDS encoding phage major capsid protein, which translates to MSLVTQLRSERATLNASIQALAKIETDGGALTAEQLTQFAQLEAQFTALTEKMARAETAERLAAASAKPLNEDPQNINNPTGHISGPFSQTTQPGVAMAQMVRLLVQAQGNQHAAAEMAKTGGYGADVHMALSTVTPASGGVLVPENFSTSVIESLRPKSVVRKRGAVSLPLNNGNLTMPRILGNTQVSYIGSDTDAPVTDMQFGDLKLSSKKAAALVPISNDLLAYSGVNPRIDSQVSSDLATSMGLSEDLHFIRSAGSAILPKGLRYWAPAFNVVVAPASTDLQVIEMYLSGIMLRLEAANVDLAGCGWLMAPRTIRFLGALRDGNGNKAYPEIDQGQLKGYPVSLTTQIPVNLGANGNESEIYFVNFADCYIGEDTTLAVAISTEASYKDTNGETVSAFQRDQTLIRVISKHDFGPRHPESVAVGIGITWGKDM; encoded by the coding sequence ATGTCCCTTGTAACTCAATTGCGAAGCGAACGCGCCACGCTGAACGCCTCGATTCAGGCGCTGGCGAAGATCGAAACGGATGGCGGCGCGCTTACTGCCGAGCAGCTCACGCAGTTCGCTCAACTGGAAGCTCAGTTCACCGCGCTGACTGAAAAGATGGCTCGGGCAGAGACTGCCGAGCGCCTGGCAGCAGCATCGGCCAAGCCCTTGAACGAAGACCCTCAAAACATCAACAACCCGACGGGGCACATTTCCGGCCCGTTCAGCCAGACCACGCAGCCCGGCGTTGCCATGGCCCAGATGGTACGCCTGCTGGTTCAGGCTCAAGGCAACCAGCACGCTGCCGCCGAGATGGCCAAAACCGGCGGTTACGGTGCCGATGTTCATATGGCCCTGTCCACCGTGACACCCGCTTCTGGCGGCGTGCTGGTACCGGAGAATTTCAGTACCAGCGTGATCGAGTCCCTGCGACCCAAGTCCGTGGTCCGTAAGCGTGGCGCCGTGAGCCTGCCGTTGAACAACGGCAACCTGACCATGCCGCGTATCCTCGGCAATACGCAGGTGTCGTACATCGGCTCCGATACCGATGCGCCGGTTACCGACATGCAGTTCGGTGACTTGAAGCTCTCCTCGAAAAAGGCCGCTGCGCTGGTGCCGATCTCCAATGACCTGCTGGCGTATTCGGGTGTTAACCCGCGTATCGACAGTCAGGTCAGCAGCGACCTGGCGACCAGCATGGGCTTGTCCGAGGACTTGCACTTCATTCGCAGCGCAGGTAGCGCGATTCTGCCCAAGGGTCTGCGTTACTGGGCGCCTGCCTTCAACGTGGTGGTGGCGCCTGCGAGTACCGATCTGCAGGTTATCGAGATGTACCTGTCCGGGATCATGCTGAGACTGGAAGCCGCGAACGTTGATCTGGCCGGGTGCGGCTGGTTGATGGCGCCTCGCACCATCCGGTTCCTCGGTGCGCTGCGCGACGGTAACGGCAACAAGGCGTATCCGGAGATTGATCAGGGTCAGCTCAAGGGCTACCCGGTTTCCCTCACCACTCAGATCCCGGTCAACCTGGGCGCGAACGGCAACGAGTCGGAAATCTACTTCGTCAATTTTGCGGACTGCTACATCGGCGAGGACACCACCCTCGCGGTCGCGATCAGTACCGAGGCGTCCTACAAGGACACCAACGGCGAAACCGTCAGCGCCTTCCAGCGCGATCAGACACTGATTCGTGTGATCAGCAAGCACGACTTCGGCCCGCGTCACCCTGAGTCGGTCGCCGTCGGTATCGGCATCACGTGGGGCAAAGACATGTAA
- a CDS encoding DUF3168 domain-containing protein, with product MADPSFALQVALFARLESELSCPVFDGAPMNEAKPYVSIDSEISTNADTLSKRRDLRFFYLSVWSDFRGQEEIKRLMSEIDTALHERPLPLDTGRVISIRVDRKQAQREPDGETYQGSVTLRILTEH from the coding sequence ATGGCTGATCCCTCATTCGCTCTGCAGGTAGCGCTGTTCGCCAGGTTGGAATCGGAGCTTTCATGTCCGGTGTTCGACGGGGCACCCATGAATGAAGCCAAGCCGTACGTATCGATCGATTCTGAAATTTCCACCAACGCGGATACGTTAAGCAAGCGCCGCGATCTACGGTTCTTTTACCTGTCGGTGTGGAGCGATTTTAGGGGGCAGGAAGAGATCAAGCGCCTGATGTCTGAAATCGACACTGCCTTGCATGAGCGGCCATTGCCGCTTGATACCGGTCGCGTGATCTCAATCCGTGTCGATCGCAAACAGGCTCAGCGAGAGCCTGACGGTGAAACGTACCAAGGCAGCGTCACGCTGCGCATTCTCACCGAACACTAA
- a CDS encoding HK97-gp10 family putative phage morphogenesis protein, with the protein MARRSRLSGDFKLRRTLRNIHQNIDNELRPAMQKAADKVLGTMQQLIPKDTGEGAAALTAFVSKSGLDAQIGLRGRKANKRYFYLRFIEYGTKAYTEGKRSGGRNKRATNKSDGSNFFGKYPDIPARPAHPWLRPAYDVNREIILADIRAAVSNTLRRASEGVTDG; encoded by the coding sequence GTGGCCCGTCGTTCACGGCTTTCGGGTGACTTCAAGTTGCGTCGGACGCTGCGCAACATTCACCAGAACATCGACAATGAGCTGCGCCCAGCGATGCAGAAAGCGGCCGATAAGGTGCTGGGGACGATGCAGCAGCTGATTCCCAAGGATACGGGGGAGGGTGCTGCCGCTTTGACGGCCTTTGTCTCCAAAAGCGGTCTGGACGCACAGATCGGCCTGCGAGGACGTAAGGCGAACAAGCGTTACTTCTACCTGCGGTTCATCGAGTACGGCACCAAGGCGTATACCGAAGGCAAGCGATCAGGCGGGCGGAACAAACGGGCAACAAACAAATCCGACGGATCGAATTTTTTCGGCAAATACCCGGACATTCCGGCCCGACCCGCGCACCCGTGGTTACGGCCTGCGTATGACGTTAACCGGGAAATCATCTTGGCAGACATTCGCGCAGCCGTGAGCAATACGCTCAGGCGCGCAAGCGAAGGGGTTACCGATGGCTGA
- a CDS encoding phage terminase small subunit P27 family, which produces MREKWGGGVSNFRRFDMAGNGNSGRPGKPASLHILQGNRSKKNFDELIEEIKSPAVPVAAPPMPDVLSDDAVAEWERLVPDLTVLGLISTLDQMALATYCQAYADWLRYQRLIAKRNADSKDDLGGDIQTFKTGAQQMHVLRQLANDAEKRANAAGAQFGFSPMARRNLKTAPAPQGELFPNEQRDAAARYFS; this is translated from the coding sequence ATGCGGGAAAAATGGGGAGGGGGGGTATCGAATTTTAGGAGGTTTGACATGGCGGGAAATGGAAATTCCGGGCGTCCAGGCAAGCCCGCATCATTGCACATTCTCCAGGGCAACCGCAGCAAGAAAAACTTCGACGAGCTGATTGAGGAAATCAAGTCACCAGCCGTGCCAGTGGCGGCTCCGCCGATGCCTGACGTGCTCAGCGACGATGCGGTGGCCGAATGGGAACGTTTAGTTCCAGACCTCACGGTGCTGGGGCTGATTTCCACTCTGGACCAGATGGCGCTGGCGACGTATTGCCAGGCTTATGCGGACTGGCTGCGTTATCAGCGGCTGATCGCAAAGCGCAACGCTGACTCCAAAGACGATCTCGGCGGGGATATACAGACCTTCAAAACTGGCGCGCAGCAAATGCACGTCCTGCGGCAGTTGGCGAATGACGCTGAAAAGCGCGCGAACGCCGCTGGTGCGCAGTTCGGGTTTTCGCCCATGGCCCGCCGCAATCTGAAAACGGCCCCGGCGCCACAAGGTGAGCTTTTCCCCAATGAGCAACGAGACGCCGCAGCTCGATACTTCAGTTGA
- a CDS encoding terminase large subunit gives MSNETPQLDTSVDRVAAFAHAVLADEIVAGPDIRNACARHLRDIEHGPERGLIWVQEAADRAIGFFEEVLCLNGGEYEGMPFFLAPWQAFVVGSLFGWMTEDGYRRFRLAYIETGKGSGKSPLVAGIGLYGLAADDENRAEIYAAATKHDQAMILFRDAVSMVNMSPHMASRVVQSGRNEKVWNLYYPNTKSFFKPISADEGQSGPRPHIGLLDELHEHKNATTVNMMRAGTKNRRKAMVVMITNSGSDKKTVCGQYHELGVRICSGQEHDDSFFAFICSLDEGDDPLKDERCWPKVNPSLDFIAEGQTDGIPGRKYLREQVQSARGLPAQESVIRRLNFCQWTQAESPWISWEVWSQAEEKVRMRLLRDRPCVAGLDLSSTTDLTSFVLLFYPTAADPHWRLLPYFWIPDHDLAEREKRDKVPYALWIKNGDLETTPGRAISKLHVLRRLQTICAYFDVRKIGYDRWRIEDLKQLMIEHDFELPEMVPFGQGFKEMGPAVDEFERRLLGLAPQEDHPDQGEFTDLSPDDFEVVSEIPDIETLRHDGNPVMTWCAGNAVIVCDPANNRKADKAKATGRIDGIVAALMATGISGTAIEGSGKSIYDEGAGI, from the coding sequence ATGAGCAACGAGACGCCGCAGCTCGATACTTCAGTTGACCGGGTAGCGGCCTTCGCCCATGCCGTTCTGGCGGATGAAATCGTTGCCGGGCCGGATATCCGCAACGCTTGCGCCCGGCACTTGCGCGATATTGAGCACGGCCCGGAGCGTGGGTTGATCTGGGTTCAGGAAGCGGCTGATCGTGCGATCGGGTTTTTCGAGGAAGTGCTTTGCCTCAATGGCGGCGAGTATGAGGGGATGCCGTTTTTCCTTGCGCCGTGGCAAGCCTTCGTAGTCGGCAGTCTGTTCGGCTGGATGACAGAAGACGGCTACCGACGCTTTCGCCTGGCGTACATCGAGACGGGCAAGGGGTCCGGGAAAAGCCCGCTGGTGGCCGGCATCGGTCTGTACGGTCTGGCGGCAGACGATGAAAACCGCGCTGAAATTTACGCTGCTGCGACGAAGCACGATCAGGCCATGATCCTGTTTCGGGATGCGGTGAGCATGGTGAATATGTCGCCTCACATGGCGAGCCGCGTCGTGCAGTCGGGTCGGAACGAGAAGGTCTGGAACCTTTACTACCCGAACACGAAGTCGTTCTTCAAACCGATCAGCGCGGACGAAGGGCAGTCCGGCCCCCGGCCTCACATCGGCCTGCTGGATGAGCTCCACGAACACAAGAACGCGACCACCGTAAACATGATGCGCGCGGGCACGAAGAACCGGCGCAAGGCGATGGTGGTCATGATCACCAACAGCGGTTCGGACAAGAAGACGGTGTGCGGTCAGTACCACGAGCTGGGCGTTCGTATCTGCTCGGGTCAGGAACACGACGACAGTTTTTTTGCCTTCATCTGCTCGTTGGACGAAGGCGACGATCCGCTCAAGGATGAGCGTTGCTGGCCCAAGGTGAACCCATCGTTGGACTTCATCGCCGAAGGGCAAACAGACGGCATTCCTGGCCGCAAATACCTGCGTGAGCAGGTGCAGTCGGCACGTGGCCTGCCGGCGCAAGAATCGGTGATCCGGCGCCTGAACTTTTGTCAGTGGACGCAGGCGGAATCGCCGTGGATCTCGTGGGAGGTATGGAGCCAGGCAGAGGAAAAGGTTCGGATGCGCCTGCTCCGGGATCGGCCATGCGTTGCGGGCCTCGACTTGTCCAGCACCACCGACCTGACCTCGTTCGTGCTGTTGTTTTATCCCACAGCGGCGGACCCGCACTGGCGTCTGCTGCCGTATTTCTGGATCCCGGACCACGACCTCGCTGAGCGTGAAAAGCGCGACAAGGTGCCGTATGCGCTGTGGATCAAAAACGGCGATCTGGAAACCACGCCCGGGCGTGCGATCAGCAAGCTGCATGTGCTGCGCCGGTTGCAAACGATCTGCGCGTACTTCGACGTGCGCAAGATCGGATACGACCGTTGGCGGATCGAAGATCTCAAGCAACTGATGATCGAGCATGACTTTGAGTTGCCGGAGATGGTGCCGTTCGGTCAAGGCTTCAAGGAAATGGGGCCGGCCGTAGACGAGTTCGAGCGGCGGTTGCTGGGCCTTGCGCCGCAAGAAGATCACCCGGATCAAGGTGAGTTCACTGACCTGAGTCCTGATGATTTCGAGGTGGTCAGCGAGATTCCCGACATCGAAACGTTGCGTCATGACGGAAACCCGGTGATGACCTGGTGCGCTGGCAACGCGGTGATCGTCTGCGATCCGGCCAACAACCGCAAAGCCGACAAGGCCAAGGCCACCGGACGCATTGACGGCATCGTCGCTGCGCTGATGGCGACGGGCATCAGCGGAACGGCCATTGAAGGCAGCGGCAAATCAATCTACGACGAAGGTGCAGGCATATGA
- a CDS encoding phage portal protein, producing MFFSKQRGSAQSVVSSPDGNVWKGLIGSGRSSSGARVTPESALAVPIIQNCVTLLAESIAQLPLELYRRTGNGQRDSAINHPLYDVLRYQPNAFQTPYEHREGSQMAAGLRGNSYSYIDRRDDGNVVALWPIHNDKVIVCKGSDMLPYYQVGTLQDRLPMRLIHHVRWQSHNFYEGLSPILLHAEAVGLAQAVRQYTGKSFANGVTVSGVIERPRESPAIKDQGSIDRVLDQWGNKFGGMDNAKKVAMLQEGMTFKPVSMTNVDAEIVDILKLSGVDCARIYKIPLPMVNDLDKANYNTIEQLLIQFVVFGLLPWVKRHEQSMMRDFLLPQDRRDYFIEFNMAGLLRGDQKSRYESYAIGRQWGWLSVNDIRRLENMPPVEGGDVYLQPLNMVGAGKGQPDLNDPKVRAQLELQQRDIERMLAQ from the coding sequence ATGTTCTTCAGCAAGCAACGCGGATCGGCGCAGAGCGTCGTATCCAGTCCGGACGGAAACGTTTGGAAAGGCTTGATCGGGTCCGGGCGCAGCAGCTCGGGCGCTAGGGTTACGCCGGAGTCGGCGCTTGCCGTACCGATCATTCAGAACTGCGTCACGCTGCTGGCTGAGAGCATCGCGCAGTTGCCGCTTGAGCTGTACCGGCGCACCGGCAACGGCCAGCGGGATTCAGCAATCAACCACCCGCTGTACGACGTTCTGCGTTACCAGCCCAACGCTTTTCAGACGCCTTACGAGCATCGCGAAGGCAGTCAGATGGCAGCGGGGCTGCGCGGCAACAGCTACAGCTACATCGACCGACGTGACGACGGCAATGTCGTCGCGCTCTGGCCGATCCACAATGACAAGGTGATCGTGTGTAAGGGCAGCGACATGCTGCCGTATTACCAGGTCGGCACCTTGCAGGATCGGTTGCCGATGCGTCTGATACATCATGTGCGTTGGCAGTCCCACAATTTTTATGAGGGGCTGTCACCGATCCTGCTGCATGCCGAAGCCGTTGGCCTTGCCCAGGCGGTCAGGCAGTACACCGGTAAGTCGTTTGCCAATGGTGTGACGGTATCGGGTGTGATCGAGCGTCCGCGCGAGTCACCGGCGATCAAGGATCAGGGGTCGATTGATCGCGTTCTGGACCAGTGGGGCAACAAGTTCGGCGGCATGGATAACGCCAAGAAGGTCGCCATGCTGCAGGAGGGCATGACCTTCAAACCGGTCTCGATGACTAACGTCGACGCAGAAATCGTCGACATCCTCAAGCTGTCGGGTGTCGACTGCGCGCGGATCTACAAAATCCCGCTGCCGATGGTCAACGACCTCGATAAGGCCAACTACAACACCATCGAACAACTGCTGATTCAGTTCGTCGTGTTCGGCCTGCTGCCGTGGGTCAAACGGCATGAACAGTCGATGATGCGCGACTTCCTGCTGCCGCAGGATCGTCGTGATTACTTCATCGAATTCAATATGGCGGGCCTGCTGCGCGGCGACCAGAAAAGCCGGTATGAGTCCTACGCCATTGGCCGGCAGTGGGGGTGGCTATCGGTCAACGACATCCGCCGCTTGGAGAACATGCCGCCGGTAGAAGGCGGCGATGTTTATCTACAGCCGCTGAACATGGTTGGCGCAGGGAAGGGACAGCCTGATCTCAATGATCCAAAGGTGCGGGCGCAGCTGGAGCTGCAACAGCGCGATATCGAAAGGATGCTTGCACAATGA
- a CDS encoding S49 family peptidase: MKHHLRASGLLFNQPLLLTPDMLDLGVRWANQAMNLNIINLAPAGAANLGFYDDESEDRANMQAERERAALESTGVQVLPVHGFLVSRGAHVNVCETMTSYEGLRQQLRQAVTDPMVERIVLDIDTPGGSAVGAFELAADIRAMAQIKPITGIVNFMAYSGGYLIGAACTELVVSQTSGVGSVGVIASHMERSRQLETSGVKVTTVYAGAHKNDLNPNEPLTDQSIRVLNDLVQESYQLFTSAVADYRGMSVEAVRATEAGLYRGQSGINVGFADRLQSPQDAVDDLSRAVAQSRMQRQGSRIGLRASAMNIQARL; this comes from the coding sequence ATGAAACATCACCTCCGGGCATCCGGACTGCTCTTCAACCAACCGTTGCTGCTGACGCCTGACATGCTCGATCTGGGCGTGCGCTGGGCTAACCAGGCAATGAACCTCAACATCATCAATCTGGCGCCTGCCGGTGCGGCGAACCTCGGGTTCTATGACGACGAGTCAGAGGATCGGGCCAACATGCAGGCCGAACGGGAGCGCGCTGCACTTGAATCAACGGGCGTGCAAGTACTGCCCGTTCACGGCTTTCTGGTTAGCCGCGGTGCTCACGTCAACGTCTGCGAAACCATGACCAGCTACGAGGGCTTGCGGCAGCAGCTGCGTCAGGCGGTTACTGATCCTATGGTCGAGCGCATCGTGCTGGATATCGATACGCCGGGTGGTTCCGCCGTAGGCGCATTCGAACTGGCGGCAGACATCCGGGCCATGGCCCAGATCAAGCCCATCACCGGCATCGTCAACTTCATGGCCTACAGCGGCGGCTATCTCATCGGGGCGGCCTGCACTGAGCTGGTAGTCAGCCAGACCAGTGGCGTCGGTTCGGTCGGCGTAATTGCCAGCCACATGGAGCGCTCCAGGCAGCTTGAAACTTCGGGGGTGAAGGTCACGACGGTGTACGCCGGAGCCCACAAGAACGACCTTAATCCGAACGAGCCGCTAACGGATCAGTCGATTCGCGTCTTGAACGACTTGGTGCAAGAGAGCTACCAGCTGTTTACCAGTGCCGTCGCTGACTATCGCGGCATGAGCGTCGAGGCAGTGCGGGCGACCGAGGCCGGTCTGTATCGAGGCCAGTCCGGTATCAACGTTGGCTTTGCCGATCGCCTGCAAAGCCCGCAAGACGCTGTGGACGATCTGTCTCGCGCCGTGGCGCAGAGCCGGATGCAGCGGCAGGGAAGCCGGATTGGCCTTCGGGCGTCGGCCATGAACATTCAAGCAAGACTCTGA